In Aminobacterium sp. MB27-C1, a single genomic region encodes these proteins:
- the dnaJ gene encoding molecular chaperone DnaJ: protein MPAPGAQEDFYEILGVPRDASAADIKKAYRRLVRKYHPDANPGNAEAEEKFKKINAAYEVLSDSEKRAQYDQFGTVGDMPPGGSPFDGFGGMGDVFGDIFDNIFGGGMGRRRSDPRAPRRGSDLEMRLTITLQDAALGIDHEVDIPRWETCSKCNGSGAEPGTSPETCSRCGGTGQVEVRQQTPFGQFVSVTPCPECGGTGQIIRNKCSECHGEGRVRKTHRVKVKVPAGVDTGTRLRIQGEGEAGLNGGPSGDLYFVINVDEHPVFKRDGADLHKKETIAFPTAALGGVIHLETLIDGKEELDVPAGTQPGKVFRVRGKGMPKLRGGRGRGDLFVHVTIEVPTRLTEKQKALIEGLAKEMELEVKDEGLFAKFKNIFGS, encoded by the coding sequence GTGCCAGCTCCCGGTGCGCAGGAAGACTTTTATGAAATACTTGGCGTTCCCCGGGATGCCTCGGCTGCTGATATCAAGAAAGCCTATCGGCGGCTTGTTCGGAAGTATCATCCCGATGCGAATCCAGGGAACGCTGAAGCCGAAGAAAAGTTTAAAAAAATAAATGCAGCCTACGAAGTTCTGAGTGATTCAGAAAAGCGGGCTCAATACGATCAGTTCGGAACTGTAGGCGATATGCCGCCAGGAGGTAGTCCCTTTGATGGGTTTGGCGGAATGGGAGATGTCTTTGGAGATATCTTTGATAATATTTTTGGTGGCGGAATGGGTCGACGCCGTTCAGATCCTAGAGCTCCCCGGCGAGGATCCGACCTTGAAATGCGCCTTACAATTACGCTTCAGGATGCTGCCTTGGGAATTGATCATGAAGTAGATATACCAAGGTGGGAAACGTGCTCAAAGTGTAACGGTAGTGGAGCAGAACCTGGAACATCTCCTGAAACGTGTTCAAGATGTGGAGGAACTGGTCAGGTTGAAGTGCGTCAACAGACGCCTTTTGGTCAATTTGTTTCAGTGACCCCATGTCCTGAATGTGGAGGTACGGGGCAGATCATTCGAAATAAATGCTCAGAATGTCACGGAGAAGGACGTGTCAGAAAAACTCACCGGGTGAAAGTAAAGGTCCCGGCTGGAGTGGATACTGGAACGCGTCTTCGTATTCAAGGAGAGGGAGAAGCCGGTTTAAACGGAGGTCCGTCTGGAGATTTATACTTCGTTATCAATGTAGATGAGCATCCGGTCTTTAAAAGAGACGGAGCTGATCTACATAAAAAGGAAACCATAGCATTTCCCACTGCGGCTTTAGGCGGAGTGATCCATTTGGAAACGCTTATCGACGGTAAAGAAGAGCTTGATGTTCCTGCAGGTACGCAACCAGGAAAGGTCTTCCGCGTGCGAGGAAAAGGAATGCCTAAGCTGAGAGGTGGCCGAGGTCGTGGCGATTTGTTCGTACATGTAACGATAGAGGTTCCTACTCGGCTTACTGAAAAGCAAAAGGCTCTGATTGAAGGTCTAGCAAAAGAGATGGAGCTTGAAGTTAAAGACGAAGGACTTTTTGCGAAATTTAAAAATATTTTTGGCTCTTAA
- a CDS encoding J domain-containing protein has product MTDISLQIEESLAILGVASGASMKEIRSAFRRLARTCHPDIAGPQTAAEFEKITAAYLFLKKKGTTLTRKETKTTKDRYTRTKPKREGFRKAQSQRTEKKANPEKIRHLLTEKIIVEAEIKMARLMEKVAEKQGESDFYRSQKRLLSSHPEVRSLAASLLFNHLDEKGVVDSFAEMIQAYPEDEYVLQYIFDGIYFQNRFIPIAEAVAAKASQLTEKVALSFLRWIARFDKRKIYLERFLSHPSEDVVAKALTRWPHGKGLPDDLSLIRLLKKDKEEILVPLLQILRREENVPSWTMAKIKLLAQSHSAASVRVWAGSIVRNKNLV; this is encoded by the coding sequence ATGACAGATATATCACTTCAGATCGAAGAAAGTCTGGCAATCCTTGGCGTTGCTTCTGGCGCTTCAATGAAAGAAATTCGCTCTGCTTTTAGACGCTTGGCACGCACATGCCATCCTGATATAGCAGGACCTCAGACGGCAGCAGAGTTTGAAAAGATTACGGCGGCATATCTTTTTTTGAAAAAGAAGGGAACCACTCTTACTCGCAAAGAAACAAAGACAACTAAAGATCGTTATACTCGTACGAAGCCAAAAAGAGAGGGTTTTAGAAAAGCTCAATCGCAACGTACAGAAAAAAAAGCGAATCCTGAAAAAATAAGGCATCTTCTTACAGAAAAAATAATAGTTGAAGCAGAAATAAAAATGGCTAGACTTATGGAGAAAGTTGCAGAAAAACAGGGGGAATCAGATTTTTATAGGTCACAAAAGAGACTTTTAAGTTCCCATCCTGAAGTTCGATCTCTGGCGGCATCTCTCCTTTTCAATCATTTAGATGAAAAAGGTGTCGTTGATTCTTTTGCAGAAATGATTCAAGCGTATCCTGAAGACGAATACGTGTTACAGTACATTTTTGATGGAATATATTTTCAGAACAGATTTATTCCAATTGCAGAAGCGGTAGCTGCAAAAGCTTCTCAGCTTACAGAGAAAGTAGCTCTTTCTTTTTTGCGCTGGATTGCACGCTTCGATAAACGTAAAATATATCTCGAACGTTTTCTTTCCCATCCATCGGAAGATGTTGTAGCGAAAGCTTTGACACGATGGCCTCATGGGAAAGGGCTTCCCGACGATTTAAGTTTAATTCGTCTTCTAAAGAAAGATAAAGAAGAAATTCTCGTTCCCCTTTTGCAAATATTGAGAAGAGAAGAAAATGTACCCTCTTGGACCATGGCGAAAATAAAATTGCTTGCTCAATCTCATAGTGCAGCAAGTGTACGAGTTTGGGCGGGGTCTATTGTCCGGAATAAAAATCTGGTATAG
- a CDS encoding histidine triad nucleotide-binding protein: MSESCLFCKIIKKELNADIVYEDSKVVAFRDVNPQAPVHVLIIPKEHVGSSAEVSENSLWADLMASVTYVAKELGLNKSGYRLVINCGAQAGQTIPHLHVHLLAGRSFRWPPG; this comes from the coding sequence GTGAGCGAAAGTTGTCTTTTTTGTAAAATTATTAAAAAAGAGCTAAATGCTGATATCGTTTATGAAGATTCTAAGGTCGTAGCATTTAGGGATGTTAATCCTCAGGCTCCTGTTCATGTGCTTATTATTCCCAAAGAGCACGTTGGTTCATCAGCCGAAGTTAGCGAAAATAGTCTTTGGGCCGATCTTATGGCATCAGTAACGTATGTTGCCAAAGAGCTTGGCTTGAATAAATCCGGTTACAGGTTAGTTATTAACTGTGGTGCTCAAGCTGGACAAACAATCCCCCACCTTCATGTTCACCTGTTGGCGGGACGGTCGTTCCGCTGGCCA
- a CDS encoding 50S ribosomal protein L11 methyltransferase, translating into MTGADSFWWYITLEGGSEQEEALSSLADLSGGIGSEEHEGSGKIRLRIYYRTSHDLGYWLELLNHVLESFPGISVVDMGKIENRQWHTEWKEAFPPLPVGEKFVVLAPWHRGSEPNDRIPLYIYPGSAFGTGYHESTQIALTLLERHMKPHWNIADIGTGSGILFIGAIRLGAGKVYARDLDPAVLNEVLNNMELNGIYKEEVDLKEGNLLQGFDHTVNLLMANIIIEPLMSMIPDVPHALCDGGIAIFSGLLTKEKDTFIETLNKAGLKIIDELERNDWWGVAVTKK; encoded by the coding sequence ATGACCGGGGCAGATAGTTTCTGGTGGTATATAACACTTGAAGGAGGATCTGAGCAAGAAGAAGCACTTTCTTCTTTAGCAGATCTTTCTGGAGGGATAGGGTCAGAGGAACATGAAGGCTCTGGGAAAATTCGTCTTCGAATTTATTACCGAACGTCTCACGATCTCGGATATTGGCTCGAATTGCTTAATCATGTTTTAGAATCCTTCCCTGGAATAAGTGTAGTGGACATGGGAAAAATTGAAAATCGCCAATGGCATACAGAATGGAAAGAAGCCTTTCCTCCCCTTCCCGTAGGAGAGAAGTTTGTTGTATTGGCTCCTTGGCATCGTGGATCGGAACCTAACGATCGCATTCCCCTTTATATTTATCCTGGTTCGGCCTTTGGCACTGGATATCATGAAAGCACCCAGATTGCTTTGACACTTTTGGAACGTCACATGAAACCTCACTGGAATATAGCTGACATTGGAACAGGGTCAGGCATTCTTTTTATTGGTGCTATTCGACTTGGCGCTGGTAAAGTGTATGCAAGAGATCTTGATCCTGCAGTACTCAATGAAGTGTTGAATAATATGGAACTCAATGGCATTTATAAAGAAGAGGTGGATCTTAAAGAAGGAAATCTTCTTCAAGGTTTCGATCATACCGTAAATTTATTAATGGCAAATATTATAATAGAACCTCTTATGTCTATGATTCCTGATGTTCCCCATGCTTTATGCGATGGAGGAATTGCGATTTTCTCTGGCCTCCTGACGAAGGAAAAAGATACATTTATCGAGACGCTTAATAAGGCAGGTCTAAAAATTATCGATGAGCTTGAAAGAAACGATTGGTGGGGAGTGGCAGTAACTAAGAAATGA
- a CDS encoding Hsp70 family protein: MDSMLGIDLGTRYALAACKINDKVEVLSNRWGLKKTPSVVSWASEGWLAGEEAARREVAFPEYTYWDMKRHIACTGPIRCGRRTFSPEELLVPLLSLVREDAEATLTRFITSCVLTVPASFNFSQRQAVARAADKAGFEEIKIINEPTAAAFAYGKEGLSLILDFGAGTVDVSVVEAEQGIWQVLESVGDSCIGGREIDFLLARMLQKRLSLISKTLADSEALWRYLLGEAENIKVALSTCSSFTWLPSFGICQSSKPILIRREELERLMRPMLHKVVNIVSELWKKYSPQRLLLVGGSSRIPLLHSMLEERVARPDHLNQCPDEAVAIGAALFGASSEKRFLIDVLSQDLGIRSATGDFVSVLQKGSPLPCKASKRFISIANGSLDLHIMQGTSEGQFSTLNQVTIDFLSEKEEVELFFSVDSNGLLAIELQRKNGERIAIPDITVEECTLKENPVPPEIKDLEKRLARVSIALPSEQQGRLLSLFSSARTLSDKSIYGDAVAILEEMVREMERVSL, from the coding sequence ATGGACTCTATGCTTGGGATAGATCTTGGAACTCGATATGCCCTGGCGGCCTGCAAAATTAATGACAAAGTTGAAGTGCTTTCGAATCGGTGGGGATTGAAAAAAACTCCCTCCGTTGTTTCGTGGGCATCCGAGGGGTGGCTTGCTGGCGAGGAGGCTGCTCGTCGTGAAGTGGCGTTTCCAGAGTACACATATTGGGACATGAAGAGGCATATAGCTTGTACCGGACCTATTCGATGTGGTCGGCGTACCTTCTCTCCAGAAGAACTGTTAGTCCCCCTTCTTTCGTTGGTCAGAGAGGATGCGGAAGCAACACTAACTCGTTTTATAACGTCGTGTGTCCTCACTGTTCCTGCTTCTTTTAATTTTTCCCAGCGACAAGCTGTTGCGCGAGCTGCGGATAAAGCTGGTTTTGAAGAAATAAAAATAATTAACGAGCCTACAGCTGCAGCGTTTGCCTATGGAAAAGAAGGGCTCTCTCTAATTTTAGATTTTGGAGCGGGAACTGTCGATGTCTCTGTAGTTGAAGCTGAACAGGGTATATGGCAGGTTTTAGAGAGTGTCGGTGATTCGTGTATAGGGGGAAGAGAAATTGATTTTCTTCTCGCTCGCATGCTTCAGAAACGACTTTCATTGATCTCTAAAACGTTAGCAGATAGTGAAGCGCTCTGGCGGTACCTCCTTGGTGAGGCGGAGAATATAAAAGTAGCTCTCTCGACGTGTTCTTCCTTTACGTGGTTGCCTTCCTTTGGAATTTGTCAGTCAAGCAAACCGATATTGATAAGAAGAGAGGAATTGGAGCGTCTTATGCGCCCCATGCTTCATAAAGTGGTTAATATAGTAAGTGAACTTTGGAAAAAGTACTCTCCTCAACGTCTTTTGCTTGTAGGCGGGAGCAGTCGCATACCTTTATTGCACTCAATGCTTGAAGAACGAGTTGCCCGACCTGATCACTTGAATCAATGTCCTGATGAGGCTGTTGCTATTGGCGCAGCTCTTTTTGGAGCAAGTTCAGAAAAACGTTTTTTGATAGATGTTCTTTCTCAAGATCTTGGTATCCGCTCTGCAACTGGCGATTTTGTTTCTGTTCTTCAAAAAGGCTCACCTCTTCCTTGTAAGGCTTCGAAAAGATTTATAAGCATTGCTAACGGCAGTTTGGATTTGCATATAATGCAAGGAACATCTGAGGGGCAGTTTTCAACATTAAATCAGGTAACGATCGACTTTCTTTCAGAAAAAGAAGAAGTTGAACTCTTTTTCTCCGTAGATTCTAACGGACTTCTTGCTATAGAGCTTCAAAGAAAAAATGGAGAGAGAATAGCAATTCCTGATATTACGGTAGAAGAATGTACGTTAAAGGAAAACCCTGTACCGCCGGAAATAAAAGATTTGGAAAAACGTTTAGCCCGTGTTTCTATTGCTCTACCTTCAGAGCAACAAGGCAGGCTTTTGTCTCTTTTTAGTTCCGCCAGAACACTTTCCGATAAATCTATTTATGGGGATGCTGTAGCTATTCTTGAAGAGATGGTTCGTGAAATGGAGAGGGTTTCCCTATGA
- a CDS encoding nucleotide exchange factor GrpE, whose amino-acid sequence MAPVDKDKCERQDDQVVQENQTDVLEESAHLIENEDEMEILVKEKEEMEKVIEELKTENSALKTAAASARADFFNFKNRVERDKERYIRLANEDLILQLLPVLDNFDRALNQSGDFAEDDIRKGVLMIRRQFFGVLESAGVSEIPTVGESFSPLCHEAVGIEAVDDPQKDGVIVTELQTGYKIGDKVVRASRVKVGKYVGKKDSDASINSDKDKEKDA is encoded by the coding sequence ATGGCCCCTGTAGATAAAGATAAATGTGAAAGACAAGACGATCAGGTCGTTCAGGAAAACCAGACCGATGTGTTAGAAGAGTCTGCACATCTTATTGAGAATGAGGATGAGATGGAAATCTTAGTTAAAGAAAAAGAAGAGATGGAAAAAGTTATAGAAGAGCTTAAAACGGAGAATAGTGCCCTTAAAACAGCTGCAGCTTCGGCCAGGGCTGATTTTTTTAATTTTAAAAACAGGGTAGAGCGAGATAAAGAGAGGTATATCCGTTTAGCTAATGAGGATTTGATTTTGCAGTTATTGCCAGTTCTCGATAACTTCGATAGAGCGTTGAATCAATCGGGTGATTTTGCAGAAGATGATATACGAAAGGGTGTCTTGATGATTCGTAGGCAGTTTTTCGGAGTTTTGGAGAGTGCCGGTGTCTCTGAGATTCCTACTGTGGGAGAGAGTTTTTCACCCCTTTGCCACGAAGCGGTAGGAATAGAAGCCGTTGATGATCCTCAAAAAGATGGAGTTATCGTAACAGAACTTCAAACGGGGTATAAGATCGGGGATAAGGTTGTTCGAGCATCTAGAGTAAAAGTAGGCAAATATGTAGGTAAAAAAGATTCTGATGCGAGTATAAATAGCGATAAAGATAAGGAAAAAGACGCATAG
- the dnaK gene encoding molecular chaperone DnaK — MSKVVGIDLGTTNSCIAVKEGDSVTIIPNAEGARTTPSVVAFTKDNERLVGQLAKRQAIVNADRTIMSIKRDMGTEKTVKVDDKPYTPQEISAMVLQKMKRDAEDYLGESVTKAVITVPAYFTDAQRQATKDAGTIAGLEVLRIINEPTAACLAYGDSKQGESKLLVFDLGGGTFDVSILDVGEGVYEVLATSGDNRLGGDDWDNCIVEWMVSEFKKAEGIDLNNDRMALQRLREAAEKAKVELSSMPETTISLPFITANETGPKHLEMSLSRAKFEELTYNLMARVEGPVKRALKDSGLTANEIDKVLLVGGSSRMPMVQKKIKDLLGKEPTKGINPDECVAAGAAIQGAILSGDHKDIVLVDVTPLSLGIETLGGVFTKIIERNTAIPVSRSQVFTTAADNQNQVEIMVLQGERPMAADNVKLGSFVLDGIPAAPRGIPQIEVTFNIDVNGILNVSAKDKGTGKEQKITIQSSRLSDDEIDKMTKQAEENEAEDQKRKEAAEIKNEADGVVYQAEKLMRDHGDKISAEEKGKINTAIENVKKSLEGSDLEKMKEAKEALIKQIQEFSTRLYSQAGADSNPGAEESQQSADSEQAGETVDAEFSDQSQA; from the coding sequence ATGTCAAAAGTAGTAGGAATAGACCTTGGGACAACGAATAGCTGTATTGCCGTTAAAGAAGGCGACAGCGTTACTATTATCCCTAATGCTGAAGGAGCCAGAACCACTCCATCTGTTGTAGCGTTCACGAAAGATAATGAAAGACTTGTGGGCCAGTTAGCCAAACGTCAGGCTATTGTCAATGCCGATCGTACTATTATGTCGATTAAACGAGACATGGGTACTGAAAAGACCGTGAAAGTTGACGATAAGCCGTATACGCCGCAAGAGATTTCAGCCATGGTTTTACAAAAAATGAAGCGTGATGCAGAGGACTATCTTGGCGAGTCTGTTACGAAGGCTGTCATAACGGTTCCTGCATATTTTACAGACGCTCAGCGTCAGGCAACGAAGGACGCAGGAACAATTGCGGGGCTTGAAGTATTACGTATTATCAACGAGCCTACAGCTGCCTGCCTTGCCTATGGAGATTCTAAACAGGGCGAGAGTAAGTTGCTTGTTTTTGACCTTGGCGGCGGAACCTTCGATGTTTCCATCCTTGATGTAGGAGAAGGAGTATACGAAGTACTTGCAACATCTGGAGATAACAGACTCGGCGGAGATGATTGGGATAACTGCATTGTCGAGTGGATGGTAAGTGAGTTTAAGAAGGCCGAAGGTATTGATTTAAATAATGACCGTATGGCTTTGCAGCGTTTGCGTGAAGCTGCTGAGAAAGCTAAGGTAGAGCTTTCTTCTATGCCTGAAACAACCATCTCCTTGCCTTTCATTACGGCGAATGAGACTGGTCCCAAACATCTTGAAATGTCTCTTTCCCGCGCTAAATTTGAGGAGCTTACATATAACCTTATGGCAAGAGTAGAAGGGCCTGTAAAGCGTGCGTTAAAGGATTCAGGCTTAACAGCTAACGAGATCGATAAAGTATTGCTTGTTGGTGGTTCCTCTCGTATGCCTATGGTTCAGAAGAAGATTAAAGATCTGCTTGGAAAGGAACCGACCAAAGGCATTAACCCTGATGAATGCGTAGCTGCAGGAGCTGCTATTCAGGGAGCGATTTTATCTGGAGACCATAAAGATATAGTTCTAGTTGATGTCACTCCTCTTTCTTTGGGAATTGAGACTCTTGGTGGCGTCTTCACAAAGATAATTGAACGAAATACAGCTATTCCTGTTTCTCGTAGCCAAGTCTTTACGACAGCTGCAGACAACCAGAACCAGGTTGAAATAATGGTTTTGCAGGGAGAGCGTCCTATGGCTGCTGATAACGTAAAGCTGGGAAGTTTCGTTCTTGACGGGATTCCTGCAGCACCACGGGGAATACCCCAGATTGAGGTCACATTTAATATAGACGTCAATGGAATTTTGAACGTATCTGCGAAGGATAAAGGAACAGGTAAGGAGCAGAAAATTACAATTCAGTCTTCAAGGCTTTCCGATGACGAAATCGATAAGATGACGAAGCAGGCAGAGGAAAACGAAGCAGAAGACCAGAAACGTAAAGAAGCGGCAGAAATTAAGAATGAGGCCGATGGCGTTGTATATCAGGCCGAAAAATTAATGAGAGATCACGGCGATAAAATATCTGCTGAGGAAAAAGGAAAAATTAATACGGCTATAGAAAATGTAAAGAAATCCCTTGAAGGTTCTGACTTAGAGAAGATGAAAGAGGCCAAAGAGGCTCTTATTAAACAAATTCAAGAGTTTTCCACTCGCTTGTATAGTCAGGCTGGAGCTGATTCCAATCCAGGCGCCGAAGAATCACAGCAGAGTGCAGACTCTGAGCAGGCTGGAGAAACAGTAGACGCTGAATTTAGTGATCAGAGTCAGGCGTAA
- the mtaB gene encoding tRNA (N(6)-L-threonylcarbamoyladenosine(37)-C(2))-methylthiotransferase MtaB has translation MISQLKGKKICIIAMGCRSNQSEADSLASMLQAAGADIVSEPPFDGAVLVTCTVTAVADKKSRQLLRRLRRQAPQAVIVATGCWAQQAESHLAQVLGVDFLVGNRQKWQIPSLFSMAFSSNQPMAFTDMRSDVLRDAQWDHLFQYHPLLHSRAFVKIQDGCNHFCTYCIIPFVRGNPVSRPLNDLLKEVCSIVDSGCSEIVLTGVHLGLYGKYGEVSLGEVVRQIGAISGVKRIRFGSLEPFGIDDELLSSLAETPQFCPHLHLPLQSGDDGVLEKMARGYSVNDYMTSVKKVRRFLGDNVHISTDILVGFPGEDEKAFANTLALMENVKFGKVHVFPYSRRKGTKAASLGGQIQHEIIQERVHRVLETGEKLLNEYCSQWIGKTFPILIEEAGENESSGLAPFFVKAVVPRKMSVGQIIEVSPRKYASEQFYA, from the coding sequence ATGATAAGTCAGCTCAAAGGGAAGAAAATTTGTATTATTGCTATGGGGTGTCGATCCAATCAGTCTGAGGCAGACTCCCTTGCTTCTATGTTGCAGGCTGCTGGGGCAGATATTGTAAGCGAGCCACCTTTTGACGGTGCTGTTCTGGTGACATGTACTGTAACAGCTGTGGCTGATAAAAAAAGTCGACAGCTGTTAAGACGCTTACGAAGGCAGGCACCACAAGCCGTTATCGTTGCTACAGGTTGTTGGGCTCAACAAGCTGAATCTCACCTCGCGCAAGTTTTAGGAGTTGACTTTCTTGTAGGAAACCGGCAAAAGTGGCAAATACCCTCTCTTTTCAGTATGGCCTTTTCGTCGAATCAGCCCATGGCTTTTACTGATATGAGAAGCGATGTCCTTCGTGATGCCCAATGGGATCATTTGTTTCAATATCACCCTCTTCTTCATAGCCGAGCCTTTGTAAAAATACAGGACGGATGTAATCATTTCTGCACATATTGTATTATCCCCTTTGTTCGGGGGAATCCGGTAAGTCGTCCTCTTAATGACCTCCTCAAAGAGGTCTGTTCAATAGTGGATTCAGGATGTTCTGAAATAGTGCTCACAGGAGTTCATCTTGGTCTTTATGGTAAGTATGGAGAGGTTTCACTTGGAGAAGTTGTACGGCAAATAGGAGCAATTTCTGGAGTGAAACGAATCCGCTTTGGTTCCCTTGAACCATTTGGGATAGATGATGAACTGCTTAGTTCTTTGGCAGAAACACCTCAATTTTGTCCTCATCTTCACCTCCCTCTCCAGAGCGGAGATGACGGAGTGCTAGAAAAGATGGCTCGTGGATATAGTGTAAATGACTATATGACTTCAGTAAAAAAGGTTCGTCGTTTTCTTGGCGATAATGTGCATATAAGTACGGATATTCTCGTAGGATTTCCAGGTGAAGACGAAAAGGCTTTTGCCAATACTCTTGCCCTAATGGAAAATGTAAAATTTGGTAAAGTACATGTTTTCCCTTATTCACGAAGAAAGGGAACAAAAGCTGCCTCTTTGGGAGGACAGATACAGCATGAAATAATTCAGGAGAGAGTGCATCGGGTTTTAGAAACTGGCGAAAAACTTCTGAATGAGTATTGTTCTCAGTGGATAGGTAAGACCTTCCCTATCCTAATAGAGGAGGCAGGAGAAAACGAATCTTCGGGATTAGCTCCCTTTTTTGTAAAAGCTGTTGTTCCCCGAAAGATGTCTGTCGGCCAAATAATTGAGGTTTCTCCACGTAAATATGCATCAGAGCAATTCTATGCATAA